The Drosophila yakuba strain Tai18E2 chromosome X, Prin_Dyak_Tai18E2_2.1, whole genome shotgun sequence DNA segment aaaGATGGGTAACAGTCGTTAAAGATTGTTCACTAGTGAAATCTCTCAAAGTTATACACACTCACCTCACAGTCGTTCCCCAGGCTGACATTTCTACAGTTGCCATTCCAGTAGGCGTGCGAACAGGTGTTCACCGAGGCATCGTACTGTTCCGTCCAGTGCGGCTCCGCCTCCTCGCTGGCCACCTTGCGATACTTCTTCTCGAGCTCGAAAAGCGATTCGTGGCGCACCTGAAGACCAGTGTTTGGTCGGTATATCTGACACATGATCTCCTTTTTGCTGCGAGCTTTCTTTTTCTTGCTACCGCTGTCCGAATCGGTGGTACTGCTCGTCGAGCTGCTGTTGCGTGACTGTTGCTCTAGGATTACCACCATAATGGCGGTTCGCTTCTGATTGCGCAGCTGGTGGGACAGATAGAAGCCCTCGTTCTCGTTGAACAGATCGGCATATCTGCAATTAATTCCAAATTCATAGAAACAATTTCCTATTTACAGTCATATCGCTTAACTTACTTGTCAATGGCCTCCTGCCAGATCATGCCTCTTTCCACTCGAACCGTGTGCATCTCAGTGGGCGCCACGCCGGTGGCATGTTTGCGCACGAACCGAATAAGTCGGACGCGGGTCACATTCTCACCGGCAGCTCCAAGATCTAGTGAAGTAAAATAGATACGACGATATTACAATTAACCCGGATTAGGAGTGACTCTCGCTCAACGACACACTTACCCACAATGCCCAAATCGAAGCGACCGCCGCGCTTTGCCTGCTGAATGATTGCCGTCATGGTGTCCGTAAAATACTTGAACAAACGATTCTGCAGATCCACCGGACAGCCGAGAATACGATTGAGAAACTTTGATATGTTGTTGTAGTCCTTGTCGAGACTCAGCACGCCCGGATTACTCTCGCTATTCACTATAATGCCCACACCAACCAAGGCACCAGCGATGTCCTTGAAGAACTCGCCGCTGTAGTCCGTTGGCGGCGGCACCAGCGGTGACTCGTAGCCCATTATGGTGCGCATCACCGTTTCCAGAGCTTGTCGACCATATTTGTTGTCTATATTAAACTGGGAGAGATCACGAGTCTCCGTGGCCCTGCGATCGCCGTGGGTGAGTGCACCCAGCGATTCCAGACGCTTGGCAACGGTGGAGGCGAAACGTCTTTCACCAGCCAAATCCGAGATGAGGAAGATGTACTCGGGCGCATTAACCTGATCAAAGATATTGTATTATAATACGAAGAATCAGTaactattttaatattcaactGACCTGATTGGATCGGTGGGTACGCCCAAACTGCTGGATGGCTCTGTCGGCGGACCAGGGCAACTCCAACGTAATGTGGACACGTCGTCGCTGATTGAAGACACGCCGATCACTCTGGAGAGAAATACCACTGGACGCCGCTTCCGAAATGATTGCCACATCCTTTTCACCGTCCATAAAGCGCTGCTTCTCCGTTATGTTCAGCGTTTCCAGTGGGACATCCGATTCGGTTCTGGACTCGTATTGGATGTTACCATCATCAGTTTGTACAACGCGACCTCTTCGACCAGTCATTTCGGCGACATTATCCGGGCCACCCAGTTCGTCGATCAATTGATCCAGCGTATTTGGCGGCAGTCGGGAGCCAAGTCGCTCGATCTTGCGCAGCAGCTCCTCTTTCATCGTGCAGGCTCGTTCAATTGCATCTTTGGGCGGAGGACCATAGTTTAGTTTGACACCATTCACACCCACCGGCGTGACTGTGCCTTTCAGctcttgtttcttttgcagCAGATCCTGGATCTTATCCTGCGTGGAGAGCTGGGATTTGCGGTTCTTGGCCGCATTCAGAGCAGCAACGACAGTAGCGGACATGGACGTACTGCCACTGGGATCGGTTGCGGCTGAACTGGATGCTGATGAGTTGGTCTCCTTTTTGGTCTTCTCCTTCTTCACCTTTTTCttggttttcttttgggtCTTCTTTGATTTCTTGCTGCGCGCATTCACCCAGGGATCGATATCGCTATCGCTGCCGCTAAAGAAGGGATTAAAATCGGAACTAGCATCGCTTGCCACGCTTCTCCGATCGCTGTCCACATCGTGATCCTCATCGTCCTCATCTTCGTCATCCATATCACTCCTGAGGTCGTCATCACTATTTGCCTCATCGCTATCGCTGTTCGAGTTGCCTCCATCCCGTTTCCGATTGCGTTTCCCGCCTGTATCCTCATCGTCACTGTCGCTATCTTGCCAAGATCCACTGCGCTTCTTCTTTTTCGACTTGCTGCTTGTGGAGCCGTTGTCATTGTTATTACTTCCCTTTCTTTTGCCAGCCGCCGTGATGCTGTTACTATTGTTACCCAAGCTGGAGGTGGAATCGGCAGCGGATGACAGGGAAGGAGTCTCATCGTAGAGACCCAGGATGCGGTTGATGCGATTGCGGTCGGGTGCCGGAAAGTGGCGTTCGACAAACGACTGAAAGACACCTCTGTGAAAAGAATGTGAGTGTTAATGAATCTGTATAGAAGTAGTTTTCGACTACTTACTTAGCCGTAGACACAAAGTCGGTGAGTTCGCCATCGTCTCGTTCCAACTGATCTAGAGTTCGTGCCTCGCCGGTGGACTGCAGACCGATGACAACACACTTGCCGTATTTTATGGACTCGCGAGCCACCAGCACCGCATGGTTAACCTTGGCGGCGATGCAAAGGTATTTGAAAAAGCGCTGATGCGAGGACCAAAACTGACCCCACATCGTCTTCTTCATTCGGCTCTCGGCATCGATCAGTTCGGCCGCCTCGGTGAACTTTTGCATGGCCTCCACCCAGAGCTCCACGGACTGATCGTAGATCTTTCGAAACTCCTTGGAGAGCGGCACCTCCTCGATCTTGAAGCTCACGCCCTTGAAACTCAGTTGGCGAGCGATGTACATGCCACGCAGCTTCATGTCCATGGCTACGATCTCCATGGCGCCCACACCGCTGAAATAAGCAAATGTGTGTGTAAAGTTAACAATGTTCAGTTCATATAAATCAAGTCAGCTTACCGTCGCTCCACGGCGGTGATAAAGTCGTTAAAGTTGCCAAAGGCCGTGCCCTGACCCCAGAGACCCAGACGAACCATATAAGCCATATTCTTGGGCTCCGAGGCACCCGTTGCGGATGCATACACCACGCGTGCCTTGGGCAATttctgctgcagctccagaaCGGTCTGGCCCGTCTTGGTTGGCTTGCCAGAACCGACGGGACACAGATTCTTGGCCTTGTGACACTCGTCGAAGATGATGAGGCCCTCGAAGTCTTCGCCACACCATTGCAGAAGCTGACGGAAGCGGGATCGGTACTTGCCCGTCTTGTTATTGGACTCGCCTATCAACGCGGAATATGTGCTAAAGATTACGCCTCGCTTGCAATTGTTATTCACATCGGAGCTGATCTTGGCGTATTTAAACTAAATGGGATGATGACAATGAGTTAATAGCACCATCGCAGTTGACTTGCATTTGAGACGCACCTTGTTGAGCGCATGAACCTCGATCCTGGTGGCCCCGATATCGCTGAGATCCCGCTCGGCATCGTACTTGAGATCGTTGGACACGGATATCCACAGCGCCTTCTTGCGCCCCTTCAGATAGTTCTCGTAAATGATGCCGGCGATTGTGCGACCCTTGCCCACACCAGCGCCGTCTCCGATCAGGAATCCAGCGCGACTTCCGTCCGGTAGCAGGTGATCGTGCGCCTGGGAGGCGTACGTAATGGACTCCAGTTGCAGGGCGCTCAGATGTCCGCTGTTGATT contains these protein-coding regions:
- the LOC6524582 gene encoding protein strawberry notch isoform X2, whose translation is MTSKKRKTLLDADDDDDNFDEDDSGSDFDDDEDPDQIEVPGGGRDLNTAVTYAQNIRSGVGVATKGGTPIPISGAKIVIGNNKIKPISLLRINNNNNNIITSVNSRNNNIVSSNGNNNNININNNTVVRQIVTTTTTAAATPITVGGTPTVGGVALGGKITAIPIVARKVALENNLNNMPKKLNNAITVSYAGGAAPIRAFKVAGNVGGIGNNQKPSMATSASGGGPAGGAPGSGVKGNNSMMEAVQKLIAMNPEYLTSGIPNNVFQMFMQSMQRPQTAPPPIQPMNPNAMVTSAAAAAAAAAAHASAAAYVQQEEDEVDYEEMGVAETYADYWPAKLKLGKKHPDAVVETASLSSVEPCDVYYKLSLPHETINSGHLSALQLESITYASQAHDHLLPDGSRAGFLIGDGAGVGKGRTIAGIIYENYLKGRKKALWISVSNDLKYDAERDLSDIGATRIEVHALNKFKYAKISSDVNNNCKRGVIFSTYSALIGESNNKTGKYRSRFRQLLQWCGEDFEGLIIFDECHKAKNLCPVGSGKPTKTGQTVLELQQKLPKARVVYASATGASEPKNMAYMVRLGLWGQGTAFGNFNDFITAVERRGVGAMEIVAMDMKLRGMYIARQLSFKGVSFKIEEVPLSKEFRKIYDQSVELWVEAMQKFTEAAELIDAESRMKKTMWGQFWSSHQRFFKYLCIAAKVNHAVLVARESIKYGKCVVIGLQSTGEARTLDQLERDDGELTDFVSTAKGVFQSFVERHFPAPDRNRINRILGLYDETPSLSSAADSTSSLGNNSNSITAAGKRKGSNNNDNGSTSSKSKKKKRSGSWQDSDSDDEDTGGKRNRKRDGGNSNSDSDEANSDDDLRSDMDDEDEDDEDHDVDSDRRSVASDASSDFNPFFSGSDSDIDPWVNARSKKSKKTQKKTKKKVKKEKTKKETNSSASSSAATDPSGSTSMSATVVAALNAAKNRKSQLSTQDKIQDLLQKKQELKGTVTPVGVNGVKLNYGPPPKDAIERACTMKEELLRKIERLGSRLPPNTLDQLIDELGGPDNVAEMTGRRGRVVQTDDGNIQYESRTESDVPLETLNITEKQRFMDGEKDVAIISEAASSGISLQSDRRVFNQRRRVHITLELPWSADRAIQQFGRTHRSNQVNAPEYIFLISDLAGERRFASTVAKRLESLGALTHGDRRATETRDLSQFNIDNKYGRQALETVMRTIMGYESPLVPPPTDYSGEFFKDIAGALVGVGIIVNSESNPGVLSLDKDYNNISKFLNRILGCPVDLQNRLFKYFTDTMTAIIQQAKRGGRFDLGIVDLGAAGENVTRVRLIRFVRKHATGVAPTEMHTVRVERGMIWQEAIDKYADLFNENEGFYLSHQLRNQKRTAIMVVILEQQSRNSSSTSSTTDSDSGSKKKKARSKKEIMCQIYRPNTGLQVRHESLFELEKKYRKVASEEAEPHWTEQYDASVNTCSHAYWNGNCRNVSLGNDCEVGLRQRLYHVLAGSVLSVWGRVEHILNTRSNSKMQVIRMKTTEGEKIVGTLIPKSCFEPLVADLRSDSEKQEEFNY
- the LOC6524582 gene encoding protein strawberry notch isoform X1: MTSKKRKTLLDADDDDDNFDEDDSGSDFDDDEDPDQIEVPGGGRDLNTAVTYAQNIRSGVGVATKGGTPIPISGAKIVIGNNKIKPISLLRINNNNNNIITSVNSRNNNIVSSNGNNNNININNNTVVRQIVTTTTTAAATPITVGGTPTVGGVALGGKITAIPIVARKVALENNLNNMPKKLNNAITAMGSPAARSSAGSNAGTTTGSSQVGGGGGGGSIGTIGTIGSTSSYLNSLSTNELMNLAAYVAAKGSNAPPPPPPSTAANSVRNSPAVSGGIPNPIGNFFGGSAAASTSASAANFNMAASLLAQMSYAGGAAPIRAFKVAGNVGGIGNNQKPSMATSASGGGPAGGAPGSGVKGNNSMMEAVQKLIAMNPEYLTSGIPNNVFQMFMQSMQRPQTAPPPIQPMNPNAMVTSAAAAAAAAAAHASAAAYVQQEEDEVDYEEMGVAETYADYWPAKLKLGKKHPDAVVETASLSSVEPCDVYYKLSLPHETINSGHLSALQLESITYASQAHDHLLPDGSRAGFLIGDGAGVGKGRTIAGIIYENYLKGRKKALWISVSNDLKYDAERDLSDIGATRIEVHALNKFKYAKISSDVNNNCKRGVIFSTYSALIGESNNKTGKYRSRFRQLLQWCGEDFEGLIIFDECHKAKNLCPVGSGKPTKTGQTVLELQQKLPKARVVYASATGASEPKNMAYMVRLGLWGQGTAFGNFNDFITAVERRGVGAMEIVAMDMKLRGMYIARQLSFKGVSFKIEEVPLSKEFRKIYDQSVELWVEAMQKFTEAAELIDAESRMKKTMWGQFWSSHQRFFKYLCIAAKVNHAVLVARESIKYGKCVVIGLQSTGEARTLDQLERDDGELTDFVSTAKGVFQSFVERHFPAPDRNRINRILGLYDETPSLSSAADSTSSLGNNSNSITAAGKRKGSNNNDNGSTSSKSKKKKRSGSWQDSDSDDEDTGGKRNRKRDGGNSNSDSDEANSDDDLRSDMDDEDEDDEDHDVDSDRRSVASDASSDFNPFFSGSDSDIDPWVNARSKKSKKTQKKTKKKVKKEKTKKETNSSASSSAATDPSGSTSMSATVVAALNAAKNRKSQLSTQDKIQDLLQKKQELKGTVTPVGVNGVKLNYGPPPKDAIERACTMKEELLRKIERLGSRLPPNTLDQLIDELGGPDNVAEMTGRRGRVVQTDDGNIQYESRTESDVPLETLNITEKQRFMDGEKDVAIISEAASSGISLQSDRRVFNQRRRVHITLELPWSADRAIQQFGRTHRSNQVNAPEYIFLISDLAGERRFASTVAKRLESLGALTHGDRRATETRDLSQFNIDNKYGRQALETVMRTIMGYESPLVPPPTDYSGEFFKDIAGALVGVGIIVNSESNPGVLSLDKDYNNISKFLNRILGCPVDLQNRLFKYFTDTMTAIIQQAKRGGRFDLGIVDLGAAGENVTRVRLIRFVRKHATGVAPTEMHTVRVERGMIWQEAIDKYADLFNENEGFYLSHQLRNQKRTAIMVVILEQQSRNSSSTSSTTDSDSGSKKKKARSKKEIMCQIYRPNTGLQVRHESLFELEKKYRKVASEEAEPHWTEQYDASVNTCSHAYWNGNCRNVSLGNDCEVGLRQRLYHVLAGSVLSVWGRVEHILNTRSNSKMQVIRMKTTEGEKIVGTLIPKSCFEPLVADLRSDSEKQEEFNY